The following nucleotide sequence is from Podospora bellae-mahoneyi strain CBS 112042 chromosome 1 map unlocalized CBS112042p_1, whole genome shotgun sequence.
TGGTGGTTGGTTACAAGGACATGGGGGCATGGGAGTGGACGGGCATGGCGGGAGGGCCGGTCTTGATTTCGCTGGTCCGCTCGATTACGACCATTTTCTTTGATTACCGAATCGAGAGGCTCACTGCGCGCCTCAAGGAGTATCAGACTGAACGCGCCAAAACCATCCAGAAACTAAAGGATGCTACCAAGTACGATTCGACGCTCGAGCTGCTCGAGAAGTACGGCGGCTCCGACAACAaacagaagaagagcaagaagaagacgtccgaggaggaggaagacgaaggCGCTGGCGCTGTCAAAGAACAGCCACAACCCAGGCATCATGCTCGTACGGGACTGCCGCCCCCGCCCACAGCAAACATCCAGCGCCGTCCAGAGTCCAGTGCCGGTGCACCTGCACCACACTCTAGGGTGCCAAGTTCAGTATATGGAGCATCAAGCCAACGGTCTCCCAGCCCCATGATCAGTGAAGCGGCCGAGTTCGCGCCCAATGCTTTTGAAGGGAGAGCTCCCCCGCCGTTCCTACAGCATCCACCTGCCACGatggcccctcctcccgaGCCGCACTGGTACGATCGCATTCTGGACACCTTGTTGGGGGAAGACGAGACGGCCGCCAAGAACAGGATTGTCTTGATCTGCGCGAAGTGCCGGCTTGTCAACGGCCAGGCACCACCAGGAACGAAATCATTGGCTGAGATTGGAAAATGGAAGTGCATGGCATGTGGGGCGACCAATGGCGAGATAGACGAGGGGAAGCGCATCGTGCAGGAGGTacttggaggaaggggaacaAAGGCGGACTCCATTGCCGGAACCACCGATGATGAAGGCGGACAGAGCTCCAGCGAGATTGTCGAGGTAGAGCGGGATCTGTCCACCGAACCTCAGGAACTGTCCGTGAGGAAGAGAGCGAAGAGGGGGCAGTGATGATCGAGTGCTAGGACGGTATTTCTTTTAACAGTTCAATCTATCTCAtggtttcttttgttggagCTCGCACAATACATCTACTGAACTTAAGAGGTCCGTCGTGTGCCAAGCCTGCCCTGGAACCTGCCTGCAATGCGTGGGATAAAGTACAAAGAGCAGGGTGCGGTGGTGAGTCCGAACTGAGAGGGTTATGGCTCTTTGTCATAGAGCGGACCATACCCTATTTTTGGGTAGAGTACAAAGGATGGTTCGTGATGACTTCGTGGGCGGTTCTGCAGGATCGCCAAAGGCTCGACAATGCCATTTTGAAGCATCTCGAAGCCATGTAGGAAGATAAAGAAATCTAATGAGGATTAAAATCTGGAAAGGCCAGCGCAGTAATCCACTTAGAGGATCGTTAcatctttctttttgatcGTAATATGCTGATCAGcgcctcatcaccatcaaagCTCCGATATATGATTCGAAGCCAGCACAGCAATGTCGTATAGCCGGGAAGATTATTACAGAACCATCACTTGTGTCGACTGCGGGTACAACTGCAAGTTTGCTTGTCTTGATGCCCACAAGAGCTCATTCGCTTGCCACAATCCACGATGCGCGAATCACTTGGGAACGGTGGAAGTTGACTTGCCTGGGGGTACACTTTACTCTCGAGAGAGGAGCCATAAAGGTTCATCTCGCCATGAGTCCTCATCCCGTCGCCGGAGCAGATCTAGGAATCCCGAGGAACCGTCATCTCACCATGGCAGCCGTCCCAGGACCACTCATCACTATGAGTATACAGCGCCACCGGAGGAACCTTCCTCTCGACACCGCAGTAGATCAACTGCCAGATACCCTGAAGAGCCCTCCTCGCATCGCAGAAGCAGGTCCTCCAACAGGTATGCCGAGGAGCCTCGTCGCTTTTCTAGCTATGCCCCCCAGGGACATCCCAGCAGTTACCAGTACAGCCATGATGCTCATGCCGACTATGTCACTGTTGAACCCGACGAGACCGAGGATATGAGACAGCGCTTCGAAAGGATGGGACGTGAAAGAAAGTCGAGGtatccaccctcctcttctggttACCGatatcccccttcttcttcttcttcttcttctcattaTGAGCACCCGCCATCTGAATCTCACCGTCGCAACCGATCTTCGACTAGGCAATACGAAGAGCCCCCCCGTCGCAGCTCTCATAGCTACCGTGGCCCGGGAAATGAAGACCCGAGAAATGAAGAAATCGAGATTGTCGACGCGGGGTCGTCTCCGTATGTTGCGCCCAGCAGTAAGCGCGGCCGTCAATATCCTCCTCGATCCGGTTCCGGTCGTAGACGTGCCTACGGGCCCTACGATGAACCACCTCGTACTCCAGACCTGCCTCCCGCTCCGTATATTTACATTGGCACGTGGGATCCCGAGGGCAACCAAATCGACTGAACAGGTTCATTATGACAgctggcttgttgttgtgatgagCTGTGCCTTGCCTCTCAAGGTAGGCCATGTAGGTATAAGACGAGAGATAAGATAGAAAAGTGCATTTTTCAGGAGTTCGGGGCATGGTTTCACTGGAGAGGCCAGGTAAGGTAGGTTGGGGAAAGCAAAGCAAGCTCTGGCATTGGGCAGCAAAACTGGACAACTTTTTAGGCCAAAATGGGGGAAAGCGCAGGAAGCGACATCAAACATGGCTTTAAATATCAGCTCTTCAATTCGTCGCTTTCCACCGTCCTATCCTAACGTTTTGCACATATGTGAGTTCTGTTGACCCAGTCGGCACTGACGCCGTGCGCTGATAATCTGCCGGGCCGGTCCACGTTGTTAATCCGGCTGGCATGTCCCTGTGTTGGTTCTCCGGCTAAGGTAAGATGATGCAGCATACATGCAATTATGTAAACTCACAGCCAATCGTTTCTTCCCAGGCTGGTTGAAGACAGTTGTGAAGGTGCGTGTTCCAGCTCACCACGTAGCTGCCAGCTGATGCAGGTTGGCAGCTCTGCTTTTTGGGCATCGCTCGCCCTGCCAATACACACAGCTTCATGCCTTGGAGTTCTGCCACGAGAAGCATTGCACTGCATTATCTTGGCCCAAGCCGCTCAACATATCATGTGTGGTGCCTTATTACTCGATGGGCATCTGCTCCCAGTTTCTCAACCAAAGCCTTGCCACTCGGGCTTCAGTATCGTTCTGCTTTTTTGGCAGAACGATATATCTGAGAGTCGCCATTCATTccactttttcttttgtttttccttctgcttcttgacaCAATTTTGGTCAGCATCATTTTTCAGTTCTCCTTCACAGCTATCATCAATGTTTGAATACCTTTTCACCGTCCCCAAGGTAGTGGCTACTGCGCTGCAAGAGAAGATCAGGCAAAATgggcaacaccaacaacagcagaacACCGACGCAGGACGATCCCAATATCACTACAACTACAGAATGGGATTCAGGTGATAGCGAGGGCGTCGATTATGTCTACCAGGACAACCGCAAGCCCTCGCCCCCTTCCGACAAGAAGACCGTGAAGGCCAGGAgtccaaggaggaagagatcaCCTAAGGCAAAACCCCGCTGCTACAAGTGCGTATGTGGAGCAACTTTACACACGCCTGCCGCTGACGAAGATGTCGGCGAAGAAACCGTCTTTGAGTTAGACACCGACTCTGAGAACGACGGATTCCACAGGAGCCATCCGACGAGGCCAAAATCCCCTCCTACGCCTGAGCCCAAGTCGCCAACTCCTGAACCCATTCCACAGCCCACCCCGGAGAGCCAGGAAAAGAGTCgcaaggtcaagaagaagagcgcTACCAAGAAGAGTCACTCCAAAAGGTCTCCATCTCCGTACATTGAGGAGTACCCCGAGCAGGCTACTAGGCCAACCATCCTTTTGAGAGAGCACAAGGCTCCCCGAAGGTTCTCCACATCCGATGCCAAACGTGCGGTCGACACCGAAGAGCGCTCCTCGCCGACGTCTTCTGCGAGAGGCAGATCACCCCCAGCCAGGCGCTTTTCGACCGCATCTCCGGACAAAGCGGCGAGACCTTCCCCCAAACGATCTTCGCACCGTCGACATCATCTTGCAGCCATGCAAAGTGCGGAGGGCGAGCACCCCCTTggcacaacaccacccaagaagctcatcggCAACCATGGGGACCGCGACCAGGTCTCCGAGGTGGAAGACACTGGGCCGCCATTCCCACGCCAAACACATCATGGCTCAAGTAACCAAATACCCAAAAACATTACTCGCAGTTCAGCCTGGACGGAGCATCAGCCACAATGTTCGTCATCGTGGCCGCTTAACCCAGGTTTCCATCACCCACCGGGACAACCACCTCAGCAACCAGCACAGCAAGACCTTCAGTACGACAGCGATGACGAGAGTGAACATGATACACCACACAACGAGTCCAAGTTTGCGGACAACACTTTTTCGAGACCGTCTAGGCAGTCTTCATTCATGGGGGACCAGTGGCAGATGGATGAAGAGTTGAAGAGAGAtagggagtgggaggaggaacaagagagagaaagagaaaggatGTTGGAAAAGGAACGAGCTCTGCAGAGAGCTCGagagttggagatggagaggggcTTGAGCAGAGAAAGAGCACGGGAGATGGAACGCCAACGAATACAGAGAGAGTTTGAAGAGCGACAACGACTCGAACGAGAGCAAGAGGAGCGACGACGCCACGAGGAGCGTGAGCGTGAGCGTACCCGTTCTATGCCCCACCGGCGCCGAACAATGCCCGCCCGGTTGGCTGTAGGAAATATGGATCAGGGCCCCAAGTCTGTGGTCACGGAGCTATGCGATATTTGGCGTGGCCGTGCTTCCGACTGGGAGTCTCCATATCCTTCAGACAATGAAATCTactccgacgacgacgacgacgacgacgacgacatgggCCACCACAATCGACCTTTCCACCACGGTGGTCCATCAAGGTTACTGCTCCTCGACAGCTGCCCACCGCGAGAGACTTCCCCCTCACTGCTCCCACCACACGGAGCTAGAAGTCATTTTGGTCTCGCTCCTATCGGGCGCCCGCCTGCACCGACAACGAGATCCCGTTCCCCTGCTCCCTTCCCAGGTCCCCGTTTGGGTCGCACTTGGGCAGGTCATTCAAGCAGCAATACGGTGAACGGGTTCTTGCTGTTGGAGGCGGGGCCCCTGATGATGGAACCtgagatgatggatgaggatgaacaaggggaggagatgttCCCACAAGGCACTGATCCTGCGCATCGAGGGTGGACGTATCCAATGGTGAGTCCTGTTTCGGAACCGCCTCGACTTTCACGGTCGGTGGTTTTGAGAAGACGGTCGATGGCACCGGATGAGCCACCTATTTTTTGCGCGAGGAAGACGAAGGAGATGTTGTCGCCTACGCCGGTTAGGGCAACGAGGTTTGATTTTGAAGGTTGGGGTCGCGATAGGAGTTCGAGGAGttcgttggggttggggttgatggtttGAGAGGGGAGGCAAGGTTACTAGACCTACATCCtcgggagagggggagtttgGAGTTTGGACGTTCAGTTGGGGGTGCAGGCAAGGCTACTAGGCCTGCCTATTGCGATATCATGGATGCTGGATGGTGTCTAGATGGTTGAGCATTCGCATGTGGGGAGTTGGCGGCTGTGACATGATTGCATACGACTCGGCGTTTCAAAAAGAGGGTATCTTGTTTTGTTCTCGGTGGCGTGATGAGGAATTTCAGAGGGCTAGAGCTGGAGGTCATACGGagtctttttgttgtttgttgggcGGTGGACAGATAATACGTatttgagaaggaggacggACCTGAATTGTATcgacaaagacaagaaggaaGTGGAGGATATTCAAGCTCATCAGCACACATATTTCCTTTGTATAGAATAAAAAATTAGTAGATAGATTTGATCGTTATGACCAACTGAGCAATAGATTAGATCTGTCGATAGATGTTCGAGGCGTTGATGGCGTGTTTGACGTGATATATTTGCGGAAAATGTGGTCAAGGCAGTTTGGAGCAGACCTTGGGACCCAGCCGTTTCTTTGTGTTCATGTTCCATGTCCAGCTGCAAAGGGTGTTGTGATATGTTGGTTGGTAATCagagccattgttgtacaaGCGGagcgagaaagaaaaatggTGCAACTATCAAAAGTTGTTTGGTGTCGACGAGGACATACCGTCCTCGACCTTCGCGCCAATGATTGGACGGGCGAACCGAGGAGGATTGCCTGAAGTGGAGAGGGCCAGTTCCTGGTTGTGATATTTGTCAGAGAGAGGGTGACAGGCTTTTAATTTGCATGGCTTTGTTCTGTTCGATGGACCTTGCGGTCAGTTAGGTAGACATTTTGGTTcggaaggaggaggaggcttcaGTGAGATCTTAGATCGTTGGTGGGTGAAGCAGTTCTGGCGATATTTATTACCGAGTGCAACACTTAGCATCATTCTCGAGAGAGAACATTTACACGGACAGCCCCTTGATTATGTTATTAGTATCCCCCGTCCTTACCTACTTTACTTACCCTTCCTATTATCTAATTAAAAGCTCTCaagaataatattaagtattcgaataattttaaaaagccTTTATATTATCTTCAAAGACCTTTACATTATTTTTAACAGCCTTTAAATTACCTTTAAGTGCCTTTGAAttatctttgaaggcctttTAACCATCTTTTCAATATCTTTTAACCATCTTTCAACttttaactttcttttaGAGCCTAATAAATACCTTTTAACCTTTAATGATTATACTTTGTAACATAGCTAAATTCTATATTAAGTGGGGAGTGTTGGTAAGATAAATAGGGGGCTCTGTATAGGTTCTCTTATTCTAGATTGGCAGTTTAACAGAGTGTTTGATTTTGAGAATTGTCCATCGTTTGCTTTAAGATTCTACACACACAAACGACAGCTCGCTCCAGTCCGCCAGACTACTCTCCCCATCACTCAGGAACTGAGCATAGACTTCATCGTCAAGATGAGACCACTCCGACTCCGCGTCCAGGGCCGCAAGATCCTTAACGTGAACCCCTTGTCGCCGACGgcctttccctcttctccctttcTTCATCGTGTCCACAACCTGAATAGTATATAGGCAGGCCTCATCCCCAAAGCCGCCATAATTCACCTGAAGGTCCTCGGGACCGATAAGTCCCTGGCGGACAAGCTCTGCGACTTCCCAGTCCTCAACGGTAGCATCAGCTGCGATGGGCATCGGACCACGTGGCCAGGCTTTTCGGTTGGCAGCGTGTATCCTTGCcacgtcgtcgtcgtcgtcgaagGCAAGAGTGACGCCTTCATCGATGATTCTTTTGGGTCCGGTGATGGCTTTTGGCTGTCGCTTTTGTGATGGTTTTTTCACCTCATCCTGGTGATGTCTCGGCTTTGACGTGACCTCTGATCCAGCGGGCAATGCTGGTGCGTCTAGCTCTTCTGTCGCCGTCTTTGTCTGCGTTGTTGTGGCATCGGCCTCCACTGGGGTGTTCTGATCAGGTTTGTCCCCCTCGTTGCTGTCCTTGTTTTCGATTGCcgtcgctgccgccgccgccgccgccatcataGCCCTTCTGGAAGCTCTAGGCAAGGTCTTACTCCTCTTGGCTGCGTTTTCTGCGCGGACCGACTCCCAATACTCCTTGCGATGGCTCCGTGACCCAGGATGGTGGAATTGGCGGACGTAACACGGTCGTCCACCCCAATTCAATTGCATCATGCACCAGTCGCACTCGTACCGGTCCCATGGGTAGGTGTCCCGTCCGCGCCGTCCCATTGTAGTTGATGTGTTTTCTGTTGCTGAAGTCTGAAGAAggtttgatggtggtgagcagACGCTGCTGGGTTGAGGTAGGTATTTGTAGTGGTAGGTTCAACGGCTGTGCACTGTTGACTTATACAACTTTAGCACCAACGACAATATAAGCGAGGATCCCGCCGGCCGGTGTGTGACTCAGGCCGGCGGCCCCCACCAGGTTGCAAGCGCAGAGTTGAGCTCAACTAAACGCAAGGTACTCGGTATTTTCCTTTCTTTGCTtctaaaagaaaaagaaaaaaaaaagaaacccgCGATACTGGTTTCAAGATGTTTCCATGGCCGGCATTGGGCTGCCATCTAGGAAAGAAGGTCACACTGTCATTGGCACTCGCGTCCACTCCTTTGATGCTGAGAGAACCAACTTCAATTTGGAAACCGCCGCCAAGATAACTCCATGAATGATGAACTGTACAGGTAGCAAGCCGTATTTTCCATTGCTGGCCAAAGTACGCATGGAACAATGCATCGGTCCGCGTCATACACACAGCTGATTCAACCGCAGGACCACCTTCTCGATGTATCTTACTCCCACTCTGatcccatcctcatcctggAACTCGCGCTCATCTCCAAAGTCTTGATTGTCCGGGTCAAGACAGGTCAGACATGTCTCTACAATCTCGGCATACCTCGTTCCCATGCATTGAGGCAGCTCGTTCCGCGCTAGATGTAGAAGGAACTCCTTGCCTCGGGTGTGTAGAAAATGGTTGACCTGTTTGATGTCCGGATGTGGCGACACAGGCAGGATCTCGGTGGGCAGTGCTTGGCCGGTCTGGGGATGGTATCGTATGAACGATTTCCAGAAGCCAATCTCCAGGAGACAAACGCCGAGACTGTAAATATCGTGTTGCATGATGTAATCTTCATTCGGCGAGGCTCCTTGGCGGGAAGAATGCCGGTAGAGATTTCGCTCCAGAGTGTCATCCCCAAGCCGCTGGGTTGCGCCATCCTCCCGTCGAAAGTTCTCGAAGCCCACAAGAAAGAGTGACTGCGAAGGCAAGCCCgatttgctgctggtgaAGACCAGTATGGATTCCGGGCGGATGTTTTTGTGAACGAAGCCGAACGTGTGGACGTAGCTGACGGACCTGGCGAGTTGTTTTGCGTAGTCGAATCGTAGTGACagggtttgaggaggagctgtaTGGGATAGCACATACCGAAGGCTGTTGGGAATTCCGGTAGTGTGGACTGGCTGTCTGAAGACCATCGTCAACATTGATGGAGCTGTAGTACGATCGTGACGGCCTTTTTCCGGTGGTGATAATGGGACGGCCACTCCTTTGCATGCGAGAAGGCCGAATGTATGAGGGTCGTTGTGCTGAAGCTTCCTGGCCAGGTCTCTTGCgtccttcttgatgagctgATACTTGGCTACCGGCTCGCATGTGATTTGGTTGAGAATGTAAACCCCAACCTGACCATTTCCGTACAACCGTTGCGCGATTGAGATCTGCGAGAATGCTACTTGTTGAATGAACATCTTGGACAGCTCTGCCGCGTCGAAGGTTAATCCCGCTTCTGATGAACCACCGTATGGGCTGTCTTGCATGCGACTCGCTCTTATGGTGACTGTGGACGGAATGGCTGTTGCTGTATTGGAGTGTGGTTTGTCGTCGATCGCGTCAAGATTGGTAGGCGTTTGGAGAGCGAGGTCGACCTGTGAGTCGGCGATTCTCATGAGAAGAAACCATGATTGGTCCGTTGTTTGTTGCCAGgtctccagctcctcgatgGCCTTGTCTAGACTCTTCTTTATCAAGATGTATTTGCCCCTACGTGCATTAACCTCAAGGCTGTGGTTGATCTCGAGAAACACAGGCAGCGGCCTTACAAGTCGATTGATTATACCTGTGACAATTTCCAGCTTACTCAGAAGAATCCGAAGTGTCTGGCCCCAGATCTCGCGATGGTCATCTTCTATCAGATGTTGGATGCGCTTCAGAAAGTCGAGCTTGTGGGTAAATAGCATCCAGTTGTTGTCGAGACGGATCACACGCTCTGATATTTGAGCATCTGCTTGGCGTAGGCTCGCACACAGGGCCCTGAGTTGTCTTCCATACTTCAGACACAAGTCAATTGTCGGTGGTAGGGCAAGAGCCAGTCCAACAAGCTCGGCCATATTGGCAGAGTTCTTCTGGCCCACACGACACGAGGAAGAACTGGCCAAACTCTGGTTAGACTGTGCCAAAGAACTTGTAAGAACACGGTTTGAGCGATCGAGGGGTGGTTGCAGCGAGGCGGCCAAATGCGAACCAATAATAAGGCAGACGAGGCAGACTTCCGGGTTGTTTCTTCAACACTTCATGTGACTTCGTGCAGGCCGCGGGCTGAGGACGCTGTGATTGAGCGCCACGATTTGCCGGCTGCATATCTGGTGTGGCAGAATATATACAAGGAGCACGAAGCCAAAACACGGCCTCGGTCACTCATTGGACAGAATGAAACCAGGAGCTGAGCCACCGCCCACTGCCATCCAGCTTTCCCCGCAACACAAAACTGCCCCTTCCTCTGATGGTTGTGAACGCTCGAGACTGCAGCTGACTCATTTATCCTTGATACCTTCCATACGCTCCGTCCCAAGACATTCAACGCTCATTATTAGTTGCCTAACCAAGCATTCCACGCCTACTGGTCATGTTCAAGTTGACAATCAATGGCGAACCATACTTCGATGTCGCTGGAAGCAGTCCATGACACCAGACTTCCAGCAACTGTCGAGGCGAATGTCACCGTTCACCGCGTAACAACAGTACGACAAGGCAACCCATCATGGTGGCAAGAACGATGGGTGCGGCATGATAACAACATTCTTGGACACGGAGGATGCGGTCTGGTATGGttagaaaagaaagaaaagatcCTCGAAGCGGAGGAAGACAGATGGAGAGCGGTGAAAGCCATTCGAGTAGCTGACAGCAAGAGCACCAACGAAGGCGTCCGCTACGTCCGTGAGTTGGAAGCGTTGAAAAGATTCTCTCAACCGAAGGTATGTAcctcgatgatgatgttgtgcgTGTGCACCTACTTAGTCACCGTTTTACATGCTGACTTTTCCCCAAGTATGCCGATTTCTTTGTTGAGTTCTTTGGATGGTACGAAATCCCAAATTACCTCTGCATCGCCATGGAGTATTGCGAGCATGGTGACTTGAGGAGGTATCTTCAAACGGTCAAAACCATGCCTGAAGACGAGGTGAAGGTGGTTGCTTCCCAAGTATTGGGTGCTCTGGAAATGATGCACGAGGCGGGGTATACTCATAGAGATGTGAAGCCCGCGGTGAGTACATTATGCAAAAGCTGAATTCAACAAGGCTTGAGCTCTAATGATGTTCTTCACAGAACATTCTCATCAAATCTAAGCCGCCGCAGAGATGGTGGGTCAAGGTGTGCGACTTGGGCCTGAGCAAACGTGCTGAGGACATAGCTGGCGCTTCTACGACTGTAAGGGGCACGCCCGGCTTTCTGGCACCGGAAGTGTTGGACTGCGATCCCAGCACAGGGCAGAGAGACTCTTTTCCCATCGACATGTGGTGTTTTGGCGAGACGGTTTACCAAATGTTGACCGGAGAGCCAGTCTTCAAAACCCTGGCAGCTCTTTTTCATTACCGGGCTGGCAGCATCGAATTCCCGGATCAGGCTTTCCAACGAGTCAACGCCAGTCCAGAAGCCCGTCACTTCGTACGATCATTGATGCTTgcgcatcctcctcttcgtcgcaCGGCCACCGCGCATCCGATATATGGCGCCCAAGGTCATCCTTGGATGGCAATCAAAACCATAAAAAATCTGGTGATCAAGTCGCGGTCGGCAGTCTCGTACGAAACAGCCACTGCGTGGCCTCCCCCACTTCCTCAAGACGGGGATCAAATCACGGGAGTCTCTGGGAAATGGACGCAAACAGTGGAGATCGCAAAACACTCCATGGCACATGCCATAGGCTCTTTCGGAGATCAGTCCGAATCTCAACTTCCTTCGATTTACCCTGCCCTCCCAGGACTTGGCCAGCTATATCACCCTTCTCTACAATATGCATACAGCAACTCCACATTCAATCCATTTTACTACTTTCTGTCACCTAGCAATTACTATGTTGCTCAATATCTCAACGCAATGATCAATACGATGTCAGGTGGCGGCTACAAGTTACCTGCAGTATCTTTGCGCAGATCAGTTCTGCCAAAGCGAGTCAAGGCTCTCTTTCCAAGAAACGTGGCCCGCTCAAAACCAGCAGAAGTAGTCAAAAGGGAATTCAAGGAAGCGATCACCAAAGCGGCCAGCAAGGTGACAGACAACAGGCTTCAACCAAAGGATACAAATCTCGACGCCCAAGAGTCGATAAAGCAACATATCGAGGCTGCAGATCAGCATTCTGACTCGAATGGTAACTCCCAACCGCTCGTAGGCCAGTCAACATATCAGCAGCCTGGGCTCAGTGGCGAGACTCGATTTTCCGTCAataaagaaaacaagaactTTGCGGAGGATTTCAAGCCGACGATTCCTGTCCCGTCTGAGATGGCCGAGCTCTTCAGTCGTGGGACGCCACCAAAGTCCAATCCAGCAGGCACGGCAGGGGCAGAGGATCATGACTCGTTGCGTGACGAAACGGAAGAAAGTTGGACTGTTGTTACGTCAAGGCGAAAGCATTCTGGACCAGCAAAGAGGCGACCAGCACCCCCGTCTCCATCGACTCATGCTAGAGCCTTGCCGGCTCGCAAGAGCACACCGACTCCAAATTCTGATGTACTAACAACTCAAGTCTTGCCAGTTATGGCACGTCGACCGGCCCCGCGACTACCACAAGCAATCATTGGCAGACAATCTTGGGCCGAGGTAGTTGCTACAGAGGGCGGGGAGCCTGAGTGACAGAGTGTTCAGAAAACCTGTCTTTCTAGCAAGAAGTTGCGATCTGGTAGGCACCCGGTTCGAGGGGCAAAAGACGATTGTTTTATGATATCGAATCGGATTGCCGGATCGACAACTATACACGATCCGCACCATGGTTGGTGCAGGGCTCAAAAGCTTAGCATCCGTGACGTGCCAAGGCCCCCCTGAAGAAACCGCCCTCGGCTCAACTTGCCGACAACACGCTACGAAACCTCTTTCCCCACACACTGCAACCAAAGGTTCCGAGCTCGCGGGGCTCCGCCAACGAGCCTTGTAATAAAAGTATGGTGCGGCTGTGCTACTGTTGCGATGCTGCTCGGTTCTGAAGCCCCTGTTGCCGTTTCATGGAAACTTTTGGCAAGTCAATGCGAATTTCAGGGTCCTTTCCAAGGGGTGAGGACGATGCACGGCGCAACACCAAGATGGACAATAAGAGGGCACACGATGCCACTCGACTCTCGGTCGAGAGTCACAAAGTGCGAACCCTCAGTCTGTCTTTTCCGCAAACACAACAATGTGGCCTGCCGAAGCCGTGATAGGGGCTATCAGCACCCTGCTCTATTTACAAGCCGACCATGTCGCCCCTGGTTTTATTTCAAGTAACAGTACACCATCATGGCA
It contains:
- a CDS encoding uncharacterized protein (EggNog:ENOG50KOG0616; COG:F), whose product is MANHTSMSLEAVHDTRLPATVEANVTVHRVTTVRQGNPSWWQERWVRHDNNILGHGGCGLVWLEKKEKILEAEEDRWRAVKAIRVADSKSTNEGVRYVRELEALKRFSQPKYADFFVEFFGWYEIPNYLCIAMEYCEHGDLRRYLQTVKTMPEDEVKVVASQVLGALEMMHEAGYTHRDVKPANILIKSKPPQRWWVKVCDLGLSKRAEDIAGASTTVRGTPGFLAPEVLDCDPSTGQRDSFPIDMWCFGETVYQMLTGEPVFKTLAALFHYRAGSIEFPDQAFQRVNASPEARHFVRSLMLAHPPLRRTATAHPIYGAQGHPWMAIKTIKNLVIKSRSAVSYETATAWPPPLPQDGDQITGVSGKWTQTVEIAKHSMAHAIGSFGDQSESQLPSIYPALPGLGQLYHPSLQYAYSNSTFNPFYYFLSPSNYYVAQYLNAMINTMSGGGYKLPAVSLRRSVLPKRVKALFPRNVARSKPAEVVKREFKEAITKAASKVTDNRLQPKDTNLDAQESIKQHIEAADQHSDSNGNSQPLVGQSTYQQPGLSGETRFSVNKENKNFAEDFKPTIPVPSEMAELFSRGTPPKSNPAGTAGAEDHDSLRDETEESWTVVTSRRKHSGPAKRRPAPPSPSTHARALPARKSTPTPNSDVLTTQVLPVMARRPAPRLPQAIIGRQSWAEVVATEGGEPE